The DNA sequence TATTGAGCACAATAAAAATGATAACGCACCTGGACAAATAGTGGAATACAGTTGAGTCCTCTGATTATGGCACGGTTGTGTGGTTCACGGGCTAAGATGTGCAGGGCACCGACAGTGCCTTCAACTATCTCTTCCATACGAACACCATCGTTGAACCCACTCTGTTGGCTGCTGGAACTACCCATGGATGCTCGCTGCAAGGGTGGTGAAAGACACAAGACATGAGCTTTACACAAACTACACAACTTCTTTGATATAAGTTGAGTATGACCTTAATCCCCCAGCAgctaattttcatttatgttgcAAACAACTATGCATCATGTAAAGTTCACCGAAATTCTTTTGCTGAAAAATTCTTTGTAGATAGAGATGAAAGTTCCTTGTTGAGCACATAATCATTCTCTGCCTTGAACAAAATGTTTGCttacaaatattacatttacaaGGTATGGTGTTTGCACAGCATACACACTGATATGTAGTTATCATATCCCTCAATGACACATTGGGACAAGAATCAAGATTACACTTACCCTCTGTGTGTCTTGGTGAGCTCTCATCAGCAGCTGTACCAGTCTTGGCAGGGCTCCATGCTCTCTGAGAGGGGCATGGTTTGCTGGACAAAGGGCCAGGTTACGGATCAGTCCAACCACTGCTTTGATGAGAGGCCAGCGTGACGGTGGGTGAAGAAGCTTGACCAGTACTGGTAAGCCATAGTGTAGACGTACTGCATTTTGTGCCATCTCTGCTTCTGGGTGTCTGCTTGTCAAGTGGCGCAGAGCACACACCTGTGAAAACATAGAGTGTGCTTGGATCAGCCCCAGTGGACAGTGACCACTTTGATATTTGTGGATATCAATTCATCATCTgacatcaaaaattcaaaatcattactcactgtataacaaatgcTTTGAAGCCTCATTGCAATCAGTTTATTGACAGCTTTTCTTAATtcatttgtttgcaattttattGAGTCTAAGAGCTTACTTATCTCTGAAcaaatatgaccaaaatatGTACAACATGGACTCGTACATAACTTTTACTCAAGATGGTGTCTGCGTCATAACTACCAAAACAGAGAGCgataaaatgaacaaattttcAACCCagaaacacaacaaaatttagttttttttaatgctgaaCATGTCTCTGCTTGCTCATTACAAGTGCTTATACAGAATTACACACTGAGAACACAGAAGTTCATAGATGCACAAAACACCAATAGTAACATGCTGCAACACATCAGTGAGGATGTGGGTACTGTAAGGGAATACTTACAGCTGGTTCTGTAATGTCTTCTCTGTCTCCAGCCTGTAGTATTGTCCTGACAAGGGCTTCAATACCTCCAACTTGGCACACAGTGATCTTGTTGCGGGCATTATTGCATGTCAGGTTAGACAGAATACCAGCGGCACACGTGACAACATTGATATCATTGGAGGAAAGAAGCTGCACCAACATCTGTAACAAACCTTCGATTCCATCCTGTGGGAGAGGAAAAAACCAGGCCATGAAACAACTATTTATTTTAGCATAGAACGTGGTACTTCAAACCAGTTTCCAAAGGGGGTACAAGTACACATCGGGCAAATATGTCAAAGATGGCAAGATTACTTCAAAAGTGGATTTTAAACAGCCGCTAAATCAACAAAACAACACTGCAGTCACACTTATTTGGTATGCAGTTTGCTACAATCAAAGTCATCAGCTCTATTTGCCTTCCTGAAATGTTCAGAATATGTAGTGTAAAAGGATTAAAGTCTCTAACTGTCAGAAGAGGATCACCATAAAACTTGTTGGAGTGTCCTCCCCACTTTGCACCCTCATCCCTCCTTAAAATAATCCCCCACACCTACAGTGCTGTTGCTACCTTTCGGCAGAatcctaattacaaagtaaCAAAAGACTCCCTGTGTTCTTGCCCCCAATAAACAGTTTGATGTGCCGACAGGGTCACTGGGGTTAGGATTTAATCAAATGTTTTCGGGTCCGACAAACACAAATGTCAACACTGGGACAtgataaatttatggccgtgtACAGGTGGTACTGGTTTTGTCGCAGATCCGCCGTGAACCAATGCGGGAAATGTAGGTCGGCGGCTTTTTTTTGACAGCATGTTGATCAGAAAAGCGGTCAGTTCGCTTCAGTTGTCGTTTCAGACGGCAATTCCTATCATGGTTTTTTACCAAATCATCATTTCAACATGCTGGAGATTTTTATTTCTTAAGTTATGCTTTTATGTAGTATTGACAATAACCTGTCCTGACACAAGAAACATCCCTTAAGACAATGTGCCTTACAATTTTCCCTTAATTGATGAATATATAATGcaccaaaatatcaaaaagctTGGattatttaatgactttttagGTAGAACACAGCTCAGGGACAGACTACAGACAACCTTAAACAGAAATTATTAGTTTTGATCGTAAGTAGTTGCACTTACTGTACTGCAAGTATCTAACTGACATCAGTCATTCAGAAAACATACCAGTCTATAGCAAATGGAAGATTGCTCCAAAAACTAAACTGGTTAGGACACGGAGAATATGAAGTTGGCTTACCACTTTTGTACCAGCATCTGACAAGTTTCTGAGAGTCCACAAACAGTTCTGTACAAGTCTGTTACTTTGATGTCCAAGATGCATTCCCAAAGCTTGCATGCCACCTACAAAACCAAAGTacaatattgataaatattttcatcagtCACTCTATTAGTAAAATCAGTACTATTTTACTAAAACTCTGATTCGCATAGATTTGTCAGTGTGTGGTTTAAGGtggaacgcacctcggggacagacattcggactctcaaacttttacaattctcttctgatataccacatatgggggttcattttaaagctcttggtgaagaaaacttttcaccggcttagtttttcgaaattcgaaaatttttatttttgtatatagagttaaaggcggagcctccctttaaaagggcacCAACCTATGgcagcgttcattgtgtaagtggacaccaaacaggcaacatgagggcacatgctccagaaaatgccactttttagttttttccgaccgcaaaaacgctgacagactgccaagcagtcagcacgaagctgctgccgatcgaactctgtggttatattcaaattctaacgtgactggaagacgttttttaaggaaatttgagtgtggtgctggggaataaatgaccgtttgcaatttgaactgaccgtcaatcaaacggttatataagctctatttgcaggattagcaaaatgtgacaaaagattgaaatcagtttgggtaattaatgtaatagaaatcaaacatcgtactggacATGTGTTTGACTAGGAGGAGAACTCAACTAATGCgaaaacctgggattgaaaagtgcggctttaacactgggatggcggccattttgaatttctaatatcggtaaatcttgggtaatttgtttctctagtaccaaaatttgcatagtgaccccctgtttttattcttgattttgaaagagaatgattgaaagattccttgaggaaagttagagcaaaagtttaagtctttcactttctaggtgcatactaccttaagtgaaACACGGGATGTTGTACTCTGTGCGATTTATAgtttttgactaattttttttGCACctgagtttgatgattttttttaccacaGGAAACAGGATGAAATCAATAAAGGAATTATCACACCAAATACAAGACAAGCCATCTCATGCGGTAGAGTTTGCATGCCTCTACCTTGAACATACTTCAACTGATAAGGCCAAGAACAAATAAATCACTGTTATCAAAAACATGCCTATTAATTTCAAATGATTAGAGTCAGAGGTTAATACCAGGTCAGGATGTTAATACAGGGTCAATAGAAACTTACCAGCTTCAACAATAGCGGGTTTATTGCTTGGACAGACGGACAATACTTTGAGGACACGGCTTGTAGTCCACAGCAACTTTTCGTAAGTGTAACTTCTCATGATGCGGACCAATTCTGCTGGGCCACCACTTGCCAAAATTATCAGCTGAGAGTTTAAGAATAGAAGAGAAACATTGAGCAAAACTTTGCAAACTACAAATGCATCGTCTCTAGAACTgttaaatgatgaaattcatttctGCTCATATCAAATAACTGTGCCACACATAATCAGATTCTGACATCTCAATTCATTTTTAGTATGGACACTGATTGTATTTTATAAGGACTGTGAAAGTCCATGTACCTTAGATTCTTGGTTGCCGTATGCAAGAATTTGCAGACAGTCTGTTGTTATGGCCAAGAACTTGACGTTGTTCCTTTGCAAAAGTGCAACCATCTTCTGTAAGCCACCGGCCAATCGGACGGCCATCTTAGAACCCTCCTGGTGTAACAGCAGGTTGTGTAAGGTGGTGATGGCATAGAACAGAACGGACTCAACTGGGGAACTGTtggaaatattaatgaaaaatacagtaaattcacATGATAACAACACTATTATCATCTGTTTAAAGAAAAAATGTGATCAGTCAAATGCAGCAAGATCTCAAAACTCTACTAGCCGTAATTATGAATGTACTGTCcattatcattttttatttaatttgtaaattgcAGTTTCTCGTTCAACCCTCAACACTGAGAGTTCATTCCACCTATTCACAAAGCCTGTATGCAAGCAAGTTCCACTTATTCTTGATGACTAGTCCAGGATGACTGAATTTGAGTCCAAAATATGAATTCGAGTCCACACTATAAATTCATTTGTCAGTAACAATATTACATATTGTACAGGATACAGTGGTACTAGCAAGGCAAAGTAACAATGACAGCATGGTAATTGTGCACTGAATTCATGTTAAATATGATCCTAAAACTTACCTCAACAACTTGACCAGGGCTGGAATTCCACCAGATTTGAAGATTGAGAGTAAACCTTGCCTGTGATGAGATAAGTTGTGTAAAGTTCCAGCTGCACACCTGGTAGTCTCTATGTCATTGGTGTTGGCCATGGCACGAACCAACGCTGCAACCATCTGTGGTGAGTTCAAGATGGCGTGGCGACTGGCCTCTTTCTTGGAGAGTTGATGCACCATCATAGCAGCTTGGCTGACCACCACCTAACATACAGAAGAGAGAGAACCAAATTTTGGTTACTTTCACTACCGTGAGTgttttagaaatattttgaataacaGGAATTCTGGGAAAATTGCGTAATGAATGTACAGAATTAATTCTCTGTCTGATATACTAAATGTCTTCCCCTGACATCATGTCTGAAACCCCTCAAACTTGACTTGAGTTTGTATTTCTCATACAACATCAGTTACACACTCCTCATACATATGTCCTTTATTTGGATTCATTTGATTGTAACGCGATTAAAATGCAATTCCGTATGTACCTGGTCTTCATCGTTAAGTAATTTTGTCAATTCCGGTATTGCTCTTGTGGCTAATTCCGCATCGTCCTGGTAGTTGATCAGATTGACGACGGCATGCTTCAACATTTGGGATGGCTCAGCCAATCGCTGCACAGCAGTCGGATGCTGTGGATCAAACTGTGTGGATGGGATTTGTACGCCTTCTTCTAGAGTCTCTGGGAACATGGCTGCTCTCACACGCTGAGATCTGGTCTGATTTAACTGTTGGTTCATTTCTGCACAAAACACAGAAAATCATATAATTCAGTTTGTAACTATGCTTTGGTTGTACATATgccatttaaccctttgactgctgtaatttttcaaaccaaatttttaatgcaatattttaccaatttttgtgaacttttctgtaagtttttcgtaattttggaccaaatggatatcacatttcatcggctacagtttttttataaaaattttggcaaaaatcagaaaaaattggctgtgctatattttataaaggtgacaaaaatagactttggcgctcaaagggttaattcaaAAAATCTGTAAGATCTATAGCAGTAGAAGTGCACTGAGCCTAACTTTTGTGTGGTGGCAAAATGCCAAACTCCTGTCAATACATAGTGTTTATCAACATTAAATGAGATTGCCTTTTGCCTGTCTTATCAATCACAACACATATCCGGTACAGTAAAGTCGTCACAAGGGACCTCATGAATATTTCCAAGTGACCAGCACTGTCCTGACATTGAGTGAAGTCAGTAAAACACTCACCATCAACTTGTTCCTGTGTGTAGTAGCCTTGTTCCCAGTTACTGAACATGGCCTGAGCCCCTGCCGCATCAAACTCGTCGTCATCGTGATGGCTTTTGCTGCTCAGTGATGGTGCTTGTGTGGTGGCGCCACTCTGGATTCCAGAGTCCCAGCCATGCTGCTGCCATTCCATGGTTGTCTGCATTGGGTCCTGCTTGGGCAGATCGTGGGGGTCTATGTACTCTTTGGATGTGATGGTGGTAGTTGTGGTTGTGTATGTGTAATTTCCACCTTGGCGACTCCGCActtgttgaatttcattttcaatgctCCTGTTCATGAAATGATTCAATAGGATGGTACATGTTAGTAAAAATCTACCAAAATGTCAAGTAACAGATGATGTTACCCTTTGAGTGGTGTAAtattcccaccaaaattttacggctacattttaccaatttttaagaatttttctgaaattttttgataattttggaccaaaatggacattatatttcatttgctgcagttttttatcaaaatttttgcaaaaatctgggAAAAATTGATTAGGGTATATATATAAAGGAGATAAAAATCGACATTGGCACGCAAAGGGTTAAATCAACTAAGCTGATATGACCAAGTTTGTCCAAAGTAAGTGATTTTCACAGACTGTCACAATTTGTCACAATACTTGTCCTGATGTTGACATGCTACACAAATCCTGCATCCCCCATGACTAATCACTGTAATTTTCACAGACTGTCACAATTTGTCACAATACTTGTCCTGATGTTGACACGCTAAACAAATCCTGCATCCCCCACGACTAATGACTGTAATTTTCACAGACTGTCACAATTTGTCACCATACCTGTCCTGATGCTGACGAGCTAAACAAATCCTGCATCCCCCACGACTAATGACTAATTTTCACAGACTGTCACAATTTGTCACCATACCTGTCCTGATGCTGACACGCTAAACAAATCCTGCATCCCCCACGACTAATGACTGTAATTTTCACAGACTGTCACAATTTGTCACCATACCTGTCCTGATGCTGACACACTAAACAAATCCTGCATCCCTCCACAACTAATGACTGTAATTTTCACAGACTGTCACAATTTGTCACCATACCTGTCCTGATGCTGACACGCTAAACAAATCCTGCATCCCCCACGACTAATGACTGTAATTTTCACAGACTGTCACAATTTGTCACATACCTGTCCTGATGCTGACACGCTAAACAAATCCTGCATCCCCACGACTAATGACTGTAATTTTCACAGACTGTCACAATTTGTCACATACCTGTCCTGATGCTGACACGCTAAACAAATCCTGCATCCCCACGACTAATGACTGTAATTTTCACAGACTGTCACAATTTGTCACCATACCTGTCCTGATGCTGACACGCTAAACAAATCCTGCATCCCCCACGACTAATGACTGTAATTTTCACAGACTGTCACAATTTGTCACCATACCTGTCCTGATGCTGACACGCTAAACAAATCCTGCATCCCCACGACTAATGACTGTAATTTTCACAGACTGTCACAATTTGTCACCATACCTGTCCTGATGCTGACACGCTAAACAAATCCTGCATCCCCCACGACTAATGACTATAATTTTCACAGACTATCACAATTTGTCACCATACCTGTCCTGATGCTGACACACTACATTCCAAGGTGATTCTATAAACTTACTTGGCAGCAAACATTTCAATGTCAACTATAAACGTAAGTTTTTGAATGACTTAGTTAAGGTACACCAAGCAACAGAGGTATTTGGGACTTAATCAAGCAAGTTAGGTACACACTTTGACCTTGTTTTGAATGTCTCTAATGCAGAATTACACCAATTCAATGCCATTAAACTGACGATTTGATAAGTCAGTCAATGCAAATGAGATAAAGAAGACAACTGATGACATACTTTAGACATGATGAATGTACGACTCCACATCTGAAAATCACACCACCTTTATTACATAAAGCCAATCAAAATCTCTGGGTCACGTGACAGTCTGACATTTGAACTCCAATCTAGACAATTACATACCACAAGCCAAACAGCACAATAGTTTTTATCAGACAATGCAAGTACCAACTGTTATCTTGACAAAAATGCAATGCAGTTCTGGATATTTCTGAactgtcaatcaatcaatgttgTACCTTTCATTGTGTCACACTGATTGACTTATCACAGTGTTAAAACACACAGCATATCAGGCTTTTCACAACAGCACATCATGTGGGCATATACAAGGTGACACACCACTCAAACATTCTTTTTCATCAGATTAGAgatcaaatttgaaatatgtattTCAGGCAATGTAACTGACACATGTCcatcaatttgaacaaaatataaGTAAACCTACTCTATATTTTATTATTGTACCAAAAGATACTGcaacatgtcaaattatattacTTACCAAGATTATACTATTTAAACAATCAAATATGGTTACAgtacaattttataatttcCTTCAGTACTTTTGTGTGTATAGTTGTACAGAGAGTTTATCTAGAGGGAAGGCAAGGGTGTCTCACCTCATTTCTGCTTGCAGTTCATCTCTCCTGTGTGGGTTTTGGTGCATCTGAGTTAACACACGCTGGCGTTTATCTTCAAGCATACGAAGCAGGTGTTCTTCTGTGTTTCGCAAATCCTTCATTAGAGAAATCAACATCACCAGAATGTTAACCACTTACTCTGCAAAATACCCTGTCTTTATTTCTGTAAACCATCTGCAGAACATTACGACTTATATTTTGTTTGCCTTTCCTTTTTTTTGttgatgaaaatgtgaaaataaaattgcaagGTCTTGATGTATGATAGGTTTAACTTTA is a window from the Ptychodera flava strain L36383 chromosome 11, AS_Pfla_20210202, whole genome shotgun sequence genome containing:
- the LOC139143334 gene encoding catenin beta-like, whose protein sequence is MANVNVSMLSETERDLRNTEEHLLRMLEDKRQRVLTQMHQNPHRRDELQAEMRSIENEIQQVRSRQGGNYTYTTTTTTITSKEYIDPHDLPKQDPMQTTMEWQQHGWDSGIQSGATTQAPSLSSKSHHDDDEFDAAGAQAMFSNWEQGYYTQEQVDEMNQQLNQTRSQRVRAAMFPETLEEGVQIPSTQFDPQHPTAVQRLAEPSQMLKHAVVNLINYQDDAELATRAIPELTKLLNDEDQVVVSQAAMMVHQLSKKEASRHAILNSPQMVAALVRAMANTNDIETTRCAAGTLHNLSHHRQGLLSIFKSGGIPALVKLLSSPVESVLFYAITTLHNLLLHQEGSKMAVRLAGGLQKMVALLQRNNVKFLAITTDCLQILAYGNQESKLIILASGGPAELVRIMRSYTYEKLLWTTSRVLKVLSVCPSNKPAIVEAGGMQALGMHLGHQSNRLVQNCLWTLRNLSDAGTKVDGIEGLLQMLVQLLSSNDINVVTCAAGILSNLTCNNARNKITVCQVGGIEALVRTILQAGDREDITEPAVCALRHLTSRHPEAEMAQNAVRLHYGLPVLVKLLHPPSRWPLIKAVVGLIRNLALCPANHAPLREHGALPRLVQLLMRAHQDTQRRASMGSSSSQQSGFNDGVRMEEIVEGTVGALHILAREPHNRAIIRGLNCIPLFVQLLYSNVDNIQRVAAGVLCELAQDKEGAEVIEQEGATAPLTELLHSRNEGVATYAAAVLFRMSEDKPQDYKKRLSVELTSSLFRADSMPWSEPTDLSDVGGALLPPDEMYREGMYSHHSSVSSVHSGGHHDIHRHQSGSYHDPQIPVEPMQDLDLGGHQGDYPMEPPIPDLGPPTADLNLDDIPPADGQLAASWFDTDL